The Juglans regia cultivar Chandler chromosome 2, Walnut 2.0, whole genome shotgun sequence genome includes a window with the following:
- the LOC108984426 gene encoding E3 ubiquitin-protein ligase At1g12760-like isoform X2, whose protein sequence is MASTRSPNRSSSSSDIVDTTPLLNNSSGSGDETNPSRRFVQRQSLRQAARFLRQASSGHGMIREPSMLVREAAAEQLEERQSDWAYSKPVVVLDIIWNFAFVVVAATVLVLSRNESPSMPLRLWIVGYALQCVLHMICVCVEYRRRRRRRRGGVPTSDSVEDSGNLSLESREASGQHVAPAEHLDEEGAGVAKHLESANTMFSFIWWIIGFYWVSADGQALARGSPQLYWLCIIFLGFDVFFVVFCVALACVIGIAVCCCLPCIIALLYAVADQEGATKEDIEQLTKYKFRKIGDNEKLAGDVQGPHGGIMTECSTDSPIEHVLSQEDAECCICLSTYDDGVELRQLPCGHHFHCACVDKWLYINATCPLCKYNILKSSSHAQEEV, encoded by the exons ATGGCTTCGACAAGGTCTCCGAACCGCTCCTCATCGTCTTCCGACATCGTTGATACGACACCGTTGCTCAACAATTCGAGTGGGTCCGGCGACGAGACCAACCCGAGCCGTCGATTCGTTCAGCGGCAGAGCCTGCGCCAGGCAGCAAGGTTTCTACGGCAAGCCAGCAGCGGCCATGGGATGATACGCGAGCCGTCGATGCTGGTACGCGAGGCCGCTGCGGAGCAACTGGAGGAGCGGCAGAGCGACTGGGCGTATTCGAAGCCCGTGGTAGTCCTCGACATCATCTGGAACTTCGCTTTCGTTGTGGTCGCCGCCACTGTCCTGGTACTGAGCCGGAACGAGTCTCCGAGCATGCCGCTTAGGCTCTGGATCGTGGGCTACGCCCTCCAATGCGTGTTACACATGATTTGCGTCTGTGTTGAATATCGGAGGCGGAGGAGGAGACGGCGGGGCGGGGTACCGACGTCTGATTCAGTGGAAGACAGCGGAAATTTGAGCCTGGAGTCGAGAGAGGCCTCGGGGCAGCACGTGGCACCGGCGGAGCATTTGGATGAGGAGGGGGCCGG TGTTGCAAAGCATCTGGAATCTGCAAATACAATGTTTTCATTTATCTGGTGGATCATTGGATTCTACTGGGTATCTGCTGATGGTCAAGCTTTAGCACGTGGCTCTCCTCAGCTGTATTG GCTATGCATAATTTTCTTGGGTTTTGACGTGTTCTTTGTCGTTTTCTGTGTTGCACTGGCTTGTGTTATTGGTATTGCTGTCTGCTGCTGTCTTCCATGTATCATAGCACTTTTATATGCTGTGGCAGACCAG GAAGGTGCAACAAAAGAAGACATTGAGCAGCTCACAAAATACAAATTCCGAAAGATTGGAGATAATGAGAAACTTGCTGGTGATGTACAAGGACCTCATGGAGGAATAATGACAGAATGTAGCACCGATTCTCCCATTGAACATGTTCTTTCCCAGGAGGATGCG GAGTGCTGCATCTGCCTTTCTACTTACGATGATGGGGTTGAACTTAGACAACTTCCTTGTGGTCATCATTTCCACTGTGCCTGCGTAGATAAGTGGCTATACATCAATGCGACCTGTCCTCTCTGCAAGTACAATATATTGAAGAGTAGTAGCCATGCTCAAGAGGAAGTATAA
- the LOC108984440 gene encoding replication factor C subunit 2 has product MAASSSSGNTGSGYDMPWVEKYRPNKVVDIVGNEDAVYRLQVIARDGNMPNLILSGPPGTGKTTSILALAHELLGPNYKEAVLELNASDDRGIDVVRNKIKMFAQKKVTLPPGRHKIVILDEADSMTSGAQQALRRTMEIYSNSTRFALACNTSSKIIEPIQSRCALVRFSRLSDQEILGRLMVVVEAEKVPYVPEGLEAIIFTADGDMRQALNNLQATYSGFRFVNQENVFKVCDQPHPLHVKNMVRNVLEGKFDDACYGLKQLYDLGYSPTDIITTLFRIIKNYDMAEYLKLEFMKETGFAHMRICDGVGSYLQLCGLLAKFSVVRETAKAA; this is encoded by the exons ATGGCTGCCTCGTCTTCGTCTGGCAACACCGGCAGTGGATACGACATGCCGTGGGTCGAGAAGTACCGACCCAACAAGGTCGTCGACATCGTGGGCAATGAGGACGCCGTGTACAGGCTCCAAGTCATCGCTCGCGATGGCAACATGCCCAACCTCATCTTATcc GGTCCTCCTGGAACTGGTAAAACCACTAGCATACTGGCGCTTGCGCATGAGCTTTTGGGTCCAAACTATAAGGAGGCTGTTTTGGAGCTAAATGCATCAGATGACAG GGGAATTGATGTGGTGAGGAACAAGATTAAGATGTTTGCTCAAAAGAAAGTAACACTGCCCCCTGGGCGCCACAAGATAGTAATCTTGGATGAAGCTGACAG cATGACATCTGGAGCACAGCAAGCTTTGAGGAGGACAATGGAAATATATTCAAACTCCACTCGTTTTGCTCTTGCATGCAATACATCTTCTAAAATTATCGAGCCTATACAAAGTAGATGTGCTCTTGTTCGATTTTCGAGACTATCTGACCAAGAGATACTCGGCCGTCTCATGGTGGTTGTTGAAGCTGAAAAG GTTCCCTATGTTCCGGAAGGTCTCGAAGCCATAATTTTTACTGCTGATGGTGACATGAGGCAGGCATTGAATAACTTGCAAGCTACATACAGTGGGTTTCGTTTTGTCAACCAAGAAAATGTTTTCAAG GTTTGTGATCAGCCTCATCCATTGCATGTGAAGAACATGGTGCGTAATGTACTAGAAGGGAAATTTGATGATGCTTGTTATGGTCTCAAGCAGCTCTATGATTTGGGCTATTCACCTACCGACATAATCACGACACTATTCCGAATAATTAAAAACTACGATATGGCTGAGTATCTGAAATTGGAATTCATGAAG GAGACTGGATTTGCCCATATGCGAATCTGTGATGGAGTTGGTTCATATCTTCAGCTCTGTGGGCTTCTGGCCAAGTTTTCCGTGGTCCGCGAAACAGCTAAAGCAGCATAG
- the LOC108984426 gene encoding E3 ubiquitin-protein ligase At1g12760-like isoform X1, with the protein MASTRSPNRSSSSSDIVDTTPLLNNSSGSGDETNPSRRFVQRQSLRQAARFLRQASSGHGMIREPSMLVREAAAEQLEERQSDWAYSKPVVVLDIIWNFAFVVVAATVLVLSRNESPSMPLRLWIVGYALQCVLHMICVCVEYRRRRRRRRGGVPTSDSVEDSGNLSLESREASGQHVAPAEHLDEEGAGSVAKHLESANTMFSFIWWIIGFYWVSADGQALARGSPQLYWLCIIFLGFDVFFVVFCVALACVIGIAVCCCLPCIIALLYAVADQEGATKEDIEQLTKYKFRKIGDNEKLAGDVQGPHGGIMTECSTDSPIEHVLSQEDAECCICLSTYDDGVELRQLPCGHHFHCACVDKWLYINATCPLCKYNILKSSSHAQEEV; encoded by the exons ATGGCTTCGACAAGGTCTCCGAACCGCTCCTCATCGTCTTCCGACATCGTTGATACGACACCGTTGCTCAACAATTCGAGTGGGTCCGGCGACGAGACCAACCCGAGCCGTCGATTCGTTCAGCGGCAGAGCCTGCGCCAGGCAGCAAGGTTTCTACGGCAAGCCAGCAGCGGCCATGGGATGATACGCGAGCCGTCGATGCTGGTACGCGAGGCCGCTGCGGAGCAACTGGAGGAGCGGCAGAGCGACTGGGCGTATTCGAAGCCCGTGGTAGTCCTCGACATCATCTGGAACTTCGCTTTCGTTGTGGTCGCCGCCACTGTCCTGGTACTGAGCCGGAACGAGTCTCCGAGCATGCCGCTTAGGCTCTGGATCGTGGGCTACGCCCTCCAATGCGTGTTACACATGATTTGCGTCTGTGTTGAATATCGGAGGCGGAGGAGGAGACGGCGGGGCGGGGTACCGACGTCTGATTCAGTGGAAGACAGCGGAAATTTGAGCCTGGAGTCGAGAGAGGCCTCGGGGCAGCACGTGGCACCGGCGGAGCATTTGGATGAGGAGGGGGCCGG CAGTGTTGCAAAGCATCTGGAATCTGCAAATACAATGTTTTCATTTATCTGGTGGATCATTGGATTCTACTGGGTATCTGCTGATGGTCAAGCTTTAGCACGTGGCTCTCCTCAGCTGTATTG GCTATGCATAATTTTCTTGGGTTTTGACGTGTTCTTTGTCGTTTTCTGTGTTGCACTGGCTTGTGTTATTGGTATTGCTGTCTGCTGCTGTCTTCCATGTATCATAGCACTTTTATATGCTGTGGCAGACCAG GAAGGTGCAACAAAAGAAGACATTGAGCAGCTCACAAAATACAAATTCCGAAAGATTGGAGATAATGAGAAACTTGCTGGTGATGTACAAGGACCTCATGGAGGAATAATGACAGAATGTAGCACCGATTCTCCCATTGAACATGTTCTTTCCCAGGAGGATGCG GAGTGCTGCATCTGCCTTTCTACTTACGATGATGGGGTTGAACTTAGACAACTTCCTTGTGGTCATCATTTCCACTGTGCCTGCGTAGATAAGTGGCTATACATCAATGCGACCTGTCCTCTCTGCAAGTACAATATATTGAAGAGTAGTAGCCATGCTCAAGAGGAAGTATAA
- the LOC108984439 gene encoding 60S ribosomal protein L24-like produces MVLKTELCRFSGAKIYPGKGIRFIRSDSQVFLFANSKCKRYFHNRLKPSKLTWTAMYRKQHKKDIAAEAVKKKRRAAKKPYSRSIVGATLEVIQKKRAEKPEVRDAAREAALREIKERIKKTKDEKKAKKAELTAKTQKTQSKGNVPKGAAPKGPKLGGGGGKR; encoded by the exons ATGGTTCTCAA GACTGAACTTTGCCGCTTCAGTGGTGCTAAGATATACCCTGGTAAGGGGATCAGATTTATCCGGTCTGATTCTCAG GTTTTCCTCTTTGCCAATTCAAAATGCAAAAGGTATTTCCACAACCGCTTGAAGCCATCGAAGCTTACATGGACAGCCATGTACAGGAAACAACATAAGAAG GACATTGCTGCTGAGGCTGTGAAGAAGAAGCGTCGTGCTGCCAAGAAGCCTTATTCCAGGTCTATTGTTGGTGCCACCTTGGAAGTCATACAAAAGAAACGAGCTGAGAAGCCAGAAGTCAGAGATGCTGCACGCGAAGCTGCTCTCCG TGAGATCAAAGAGAGGATTAAGAAAACCAAGGATGAGAAAAAGGCAAAGAAAGCAGAGCTGACAGCCAAGACACAGAAGACACAAAGCAAGGGTAATGTTCCCAAGGGGGCTGCACCAAAGGGCCCCAAGttaggaggtggtggtggaaaGCGTTGA